Proteins encoded by one window of Rubrobacter indicoceani:
- a CDS encoding GNAT family N-acetyltransferase yields MHLANTALEEVDGLRFRLVAEQELRLGDHAAISALLITAFPKHVEIFRTASWYPGRPDYRLWIEGSDGALVAHLNFEQRSVSVGDKEIMIAGVGGVATRPDLQGKGLGKRLMVELRRVLIEETLVGFGYLGCREEVVGFYERAGWRRIDQETWEIDPATGRRTFSIGPNLILPANSLLLDWPGAGTIDLRGMWW; encoded by the coding sequence ATGCATCTGGCGAACACTGCATTAGAAGAGGTAGATGGATTACGCTTTCGCCTCGTCGCTGAACAGGAGCTTAGACTCGGTGACCACGCGGCTATCTCAGCCTTACTGATTACTGCTTTCCCAAAACACGTAGAGATCTTTCGTACAGCCTCGTGGTACCCCGGGCGGCCAGACTATCGTCTGTGGATAGAAGGCTCGGATGGCGCACTGGTGGCCCACCTCAACTTCGAGCAGCGTTCAGTCAGCGTTGGTGATAAAGAAATAATGATCGCTGGCGTGGGAGGGGTCGCAACACGTCCGGATCTACAGGGAAAGGGTTTGGGAAAAAGGTTGATGGTCGAATTGCGGCGTGTCTTGATAGAAGAGACGCTGGTCGGCTTTGGGTATCTGGGCTGCCGGGAAGAGGTCGTCGGCTTTTACGAACGTGCTGGCTGGCGCAGAATCGACCAGGAGACATGGGAGATAGACCCTGCTACCGGGAGACGGACGTTCTCTATAGGCCCGAACCTGATCCTACCTGCGAACTCACTGCTCTTGGACTGGCCTGGCGCGGGTACGATAGACCTTCGAGGGATGTGGTGGTAG
- a CDS encoding FAD binding domain-containing protein — translation MEFLQPETLAESLDMKAAHPDARPIAGGTDFMVEMNFDRARPDRIIDLSRLEELRGWSARNETLRIGAGVTYTDLVHELSDGLPGLAMASRMVGSPQIRNRGTVGGNLGTASPAGDGLPPLYASDAIIEVASVRGTRQMPVSDFITGPKRNALEPDELLCAFHVRKANGPQQYAKVGARNAMVIAVCSLGLALHPERGKVGACIGSAGPTPIRATDAESFIEGVISEGDLWQRRKDLPTSATWRFGELVAAAAKPVDDVRGTAAYRRHAVGVLARRTLLWVWNEYRGER, via the coding sequence TTGGAGTTCCTGCAACCCGAGACTCTTGCCGAGTCTCTGGATATGAAAGCCGCCCACCCGGACGCCCGTCCCATCGCCGGCGGCACCGATTTTATGGTCGAGATGAACTTCGACCGAGCCCGGCCCGACAGGATAATAGACCTTTCGCGCCTGGAAGAACTGCGCGGATGGTCGGCCCGGAACGAAACGCTTCGCATCGGGGCCGGGGTTACGTACACGGACCTTGTCCACGAACTTTCGGACGGGCTCCCCGGCCTCGCTATGGCTTCAAGAATGGTGGGATCGCCGCAGATCAGGAACAGGGGAACCGTCGGCGGAAACCTCGGCACCGCGTCTCCGGCCGGCGACGGTCTACCGCCACTCTACGCCTCCGACGCCATTATAGAAGTCGCCTCCGTGAGGGGCACGAGGCAGATGCCCGTATCCGATTTTATCACCGGACCCAAACGAAACGCCCTCGAACCGGACGAGCTTCTATGCGCGTTTCACGTCCGGAAAGCAAACGGGCCGCAGCAGTATGCCAAGGTCGGGGCGAGAAACGCCATGGTTATAGCCGTCTGCTCGCTGGGTCTCGCACTTCACCCCGAACGCGGCAAGGTCGGGGCGTGTATCGGCTCGGCAGGCCCGACCCCGATAAGGGCGACAGACGCCGAATCCTTTATCGAGGGCGTTATATCCGAAGGCGACCTCTGGCAGCGTCGCAAAGATCTCCCCACCTCGGCAACCTGGCGCTTCGGAGAGCTTGTAGCGGCCGCAGCGAAGCCTGTAGACGATGTTCGCGGTACGGCGGCCTACCGGAGGCACGCCGTCGGGGTCCTTGCGAGGCGGACTCTTCTGTGGGTCTGGAACGAATACCGGGGGGAAAGATAA
- a CDS encoding (2Fe-2S)-binding protein, protein MRLNCTVNGEPRQVDDVWPGESLLNVLRDRLKLPGSKNACEQGECGSCSVYLDGVLACSCLVLAGQAGGRAIVTVEGIAHKDRELHPVQEAFVEAGAVQCGFCTPGFIVATHDLLTRNRHPSEPEIREALAGNLCRCTGYQKIISAVRLAASKMEHTV, encoded by the coding sequence ATGCGGCTGAACTGCACCGTAAACGGAGAGCCCAGGCAAGTGGACGACGTGTGGCCCGGCGAGAGCCTCCTGAACGTCCTGCGCGACCGCCTGAAGCTCCCCGGCTCCAAAAACGCCTGCGAACAGGGCGAGTGCGGCTCCTGCTCGGTGTACCTCGACGGTGTACTCGCCTGTTCCTGCCTTGTTCTCGCCGGGCAGGCCGGGGGCCGCGCCATCGTGACCGTCGAAGGTATCGCACACAAAGACCGCGAACTCCACCCCGTGCAGGAGGCCTTTGTCGAGGCCGGCGCCGTGCAGTGCGGCTTCTGCACTCCCGGCTTTATCGTCGCCACCCACGACCTCCTGACCCGCAACCGGCATCCCTCGGAACCGGAGATCCGCGAAGCCCTCGCCGGAAACCTCTGCCGCTGCACCGGCTACCAGAAGATAATCTCCGCCGTCAGACTCGCCGCCTCTAAGATGGAGCATACGGTTTGA
- the uraH gene encoding hydroxyisourate hydrolase produces MTGFLTTHVLDTANGVPAAGMRVELFRIEGVRRRHLKSATTNGDGRTDAPILPKKEFSAGEYEILFFVGEYFGCDDRFLNEVPVRFGVADEGSHYHVPLLVSPYSYATYRGS; encoded by the coding sequence GTGACGGGCTTCCTGACCACGCACGTACTCGATACGGCGAACGGGGTCCCGGCGGCCGGGATGAGGGTCGAGCTTTTCCGCATCGAAGGGGTGAGGCGAAGGCACCTGAAGTCCGCGACCACCAACGGCGACGGACGCACCGATGCTCCGATCCTCCCGAAAAAGGAGTTCTCCGCCGGGGAGTACGAGATCCTGTTCTTCGTCGGGGAGTACTTCGGCTGTGACGACCGGTTTCTGAACGAAGTCCCGGTTCGGTTCGGGGTTGCGGATGAGGGGTCGCACTACCATGTGCCGCTTCTTGTATCGCCGTACTCGTATGCGACTTACCGGGGGAGTTGA
- a CDS encoding 8-oxoguanine deaminase — protein sequence MSAIVIDNCYIATVNSIGEEHESGYIVIEDGEISAVGAGVAPEVGGVRRVDASGCIATPGFVNSHHHLYQWLTRGRAVDSTLFEWLVELYPVWAGIDEEVEYAAARAGLATLAGSGCTTVVDHHYVFPRGVGDLLDAGVRAAREVGLRFNPTRGSMDLGESEGGLPPDSVVEKLDHILAASEEAVDRYHDPSPGSMLRVALAPCSPFSVTDELMKESAELAQKKGVRLHTHLAETPDEDVFCREKFGCRPVEYLEGLGWIGPDVWLAHCVHINPDEAKRFGEIGAGVAHCPSSNGRLGAGIAPVRELLDAGAAVGLGVDGGASNERGELGPELRQALLAARYRGGPTALTVRESLAMATIHGARCLGREDEIGSIEVGKRADIALWNLEEVGFAGIVDPVAALVLGPDRPVQMLIVDGEVIVEEKQLLTADLHEVAESLKQASAKVLARSEGAKP from the coding sequence TTGAGTGCTATAGTTATAGATAATTGCTACATTGCTACTGTGAACTCCATCGGTGAGGAGCACGAGTCGGGCTACATCGTTATAGAGGATGGGGAGATCTCTGCGGTCGGGGCAGGGGTTGCGCCGGAGGTCGGGGGGGTGCGGCGGGTAGATGCTTCGGGGTGCATTGCGACGCCGGGGTTCGTGAACAGTCACCATCATCTGTATCAGTGGTTGACGCGGGGGAGGGCGGTGGATTCGACGCTCTTTGAGTGGCTGGTCGAGTTGTATCCGGTCTGGGCGGGAATAGACGAGGAGGTTGAGTATGCGGCTGCTCGGGCGGGTCTTGCGACGCTTGCCGGGTCGGGTTGCACGACGGTGGTGGATCACCACTACGTCTTTCCTCGGGGTGTCGGGGATCTGCTCGACGCTGGGGTGCGGGCGGCGAGGGAGGTCGGGCTGCGTTTCAATCCGACTCGGGGCTCGATGGATCTCGGCGAGTCCGAGGGCGGGTTGCCGCCCGACTCCGTTGTAGAGAAGCTCGACCATATCCTTGCGGCGAGCGAGGAAGCGGTAGACCGCTACCATGACCCGTCGCCGGGCTCGATGCTCAGGGTCGCGCTCGCGCCGTGTTCGCCGTTCAGCGTTACGGACGAGTTGATGAAGGAATCCGCCGAGCTTGCGCAGAAAAAGGGCGTCCGGCTGCACACGCACCTGGCGGAGACGCCCGATGAGGACGTCTTCTGTCGGGAGAAATTCGGGTGTCGTCCGGTCGAGTATCTGGAGGGTTTGGGTTGGATCGGCCCGGACGTCTGGCTTGCGCACTGCGTCCACATCAACCCCGACGAAGCGAAGCGTTTCGGAGAGATCGGGGCCGGGGTAGCGCACTGTCCATCGTCCAACGGAAGGCTCGGGGCCGGGATCGCACCCGTCAGGGAGCTTCTGGACGCGGGTGCGGCGGTCGGACTCGGGGTGGACGGCGGGGCCTCCAACGAGCGTGGGGAGCTCGGTCCGGAATTGAGGCAGGCCCTGCTCGCGGCGCGGTACCGCGGCGGTCCGACCGCGCTCACCGTCCGGGAGTCGCTCGCGATGGCGACTATTCACGGTGCGCGGTGCCTGGGGCGGGAGGATGAGATCGGCTCCATAGAAGTCGGGAAACGGGCCGACATCGCCCTCTGGAACCTTGAAGAAGTCGGGTTTGCGGGGATAGTCGACCCCGTCGCCGCGCTGGTGCTCGGGCCGGATCGCCCGGTCCAGATGCTTATCGTAGACGGGGAGGTTATCGTGGAAGAGAAGCAACTCCTGACGGCGGACCTGCACGAGGTCGCGGAGAGCTTGAAGCAAGCCAGCGCAAAGGTGCTGGCCAGATCAGAGGGAGCGAAGCCATGA
- the uraD gene encoding 2-oxo-4-hydroxy-4-carboxy-5-ureidoimidazoline decarboxylase, whose product MISTLQRANALSDKEFVAKFGSLYERSSWVAAGASKERPFGSVDEMHAAFERVVAAASDRRRLALIEAHPDLAGKAAIAGELTEESAGEQATAGLDRLSPEEFKAFTRINRAYREKFSMPMIVCVRRHTKWSILRQAEKRLSSTKDAEVRVALGEIAKITRLRLNDIIEEQG is encoded by the coding sequence ATGATCTCGACCCTTCAGAGAGCGAACGCGCTGTCGGACAAGGAGTTCGTAGCGAAGTTCGGCTCGCTCTACGAACGTTCGTCCTGGGTTGCCGCAGGCGCATCGAAGGAGCGTCCTTTCGGGAGCGTGGACGAGATGCACGCGGCGTTCGAGCGCGTTGTAGCGGCGGCTTCGGACAGACGGAGGCTTGCGCTTATCGAGGCCCACCCGGACCTCGCCGGAAAGGCCGCGATCGCCGGGGAGCTCACGGAGGAGTCGGCCGGGGAGCAGGCCACGGCGGGACTCGATCGGCTCTCGCCGGAGGAGTTCAAGGCGTTTACGCGGATAAACCGGGCGTATCGGGAGAAGTTCTCCATGCCCATGATCGTCTGCGTCCGGAGGCACACAAAGTGGTCCATACTCCGACAGGCAGAGAAACGGCTGTCCAGCACGAAAGACGCGGAAGTGCGGGTCGCGCTCGGGGAGATCGCCAAGATAACTCGCCTCAGGCTGAACGACATCATCGAGGAGCAAGGTTGA
- a CDS encoding allantoate amidohydrolase, producing the protein MGTAAKTVMERCELLGGLSEDPDGIFRPYGSGSMREVNRLVSGWMRSAGLSVRTDAVGNLIGRYEGEAPETLVLGSHLDTVRDAGKYDGVLGVMIALSCVEQLGERRLPFSVEVVAFCDEEGVRFGTTYLGSSAFSGRFDGRLLDFGDEAGISLREAVRDFGGEPGTLVGAAPRRNLLGYCEVHIEQGPVLEHKNLPVGVVAGIQGQSRVRVSFTGGAGHAGTVPMQNRRDALCAASEFVLEVERAAKPGPDVVATVGELRVLPGASNVIPSSVVLSLDLRHPEDATRKRLRDALEERARGISTARGLGLGWEVRQESAAVPMHRGLSGTLRRAVESTGVSPLELPSGAGHDAAGMAAVAAAAMLFVRCRGGVSHNPAESVEEADVAVAVEVVGEFLRRLAEERA; encoded by the coding sequence ATGGGTACCGCCGCGAAGACCGTAATGGAACGCTGTGAGCTTCTGGGTGGGCTCTCCGAAGACCCTGACGGTATCTTTCGGCCTTACGGCTCCGGTTCGATGCGCGAGGTGAACCGCCTCGTCTCCGGCTGGATGCGCTCCGCCGGTCTGTCCGTCCGCACCGATGCCGTGGGCAACCTTATCGGTCGCTACGAGGGTGAGGCCCCCGAAACGCTCGTACTCGGTTCGCACCTCGACACCGTACGCGACGCCGGAAAGTACGACGGCGTACTCGGGGTGATGATCGCTCTCTCGTGCGTGGAGCAACTCGGCGAAAGGCGGCTGCCGTTCTCCGTCGAGGTCGTGGCTTTCTGCGATGAGGAAGGCGTCCGGTTCGGAACGACGTACCTCGGAAGTTCGGCGTTCTCGGGGCGCTTCGACGGGCGGCTGCTCGACTTCGGGGACGAGGCCGGGATCTCGCTCCGGGAGGCCGTACGGGATTTCGGCGGGGAGCCCGGGACGCTCGTCGGGGCGGCTCCGCGCCGGAATCTCCTCGGCTACTGCGAGGTTCACATCGAGCAGGGGCCGGTGCTAGAACATAAAAACCTCCCCGTCGGGGTCGTTGCGGGGATTCAGGGCCAGAGCCGCGTTCGGGTGAGCTTCACGGGCGGGGCGGGACATGCCGGGACGGTTCCGATGCAGAACCGTAGAGATGCTCTGTGCGCCGCCTCGGAGTTTGTTCTGGAGGTGGAGCGGGCCGCGAAGCCCGGCCCGGATGTGGTGGCGACGGTCGGGGAGCTTCGGGTGCTTCCGGGGGCGTCTAACGTGATCCCCTCGTCGGTCGTTCTCTCCCTCGACCTGCGCCATCCAGAGGACGCGACACGGAAGCGGCTGCGGGACGCGCTGGAGGAGCGGGCGCGGGGAATCTCGACCGCCAGAGGCCTCGGGCTCGGCTGGGAGGTCCGGCAAGAGAGCGCGGCCGTTCCGATGCACCGGGGGCTTAGTGGTACGCTCCGTCGGGCGGTGGAGTCCACCGGGGTCTCGCCCCTCGAACTGCCGAGCGGCGCGGGCCACGACGCCGCCGGGATGGCCGCCGTTGCCGCCGCCGCGATGCTCTTCGTGCGCTGCAGGGGCGGCGTGAGCCATAACCCGGCCGAGTCGGTCGAGGAGGCCGATGTCGCGGTCGCGGTCGAGGTGGTCGGGGAGTTCCTGCGGCGGCTCGCCGAAGAAAGAGCCTGA
- a CDS encoding DUF3830 family protein, producing the protein MSEVRIAAGPYEFHARWERERSPKTCRAFEKLLPYRQKIIHVRWSGEACWIPLGDYDLGVGFEDATSYPQAGEILFYPGGFSETEILFPYYGTHFKSKLGTLAGNHMLTITSGHENLRALGELTLWEGAQDITFEANG; encoded by the coding sequence ATGAGCGAGGTCAGGATCGCGGCCGGGCCGTACGAATTCCATGCAAGGTGGGAGCGGGAGCGGTCACCAAAGACGTGTCGGGCGTTCGAGAAGCTGCTGCCGTACCGGCAGAAGATCATCCACGTAAGATGGAGCGGTGAGGCGTGCTGGATCCCCCTCGGCGATTATGATCTCGGTGTGGGCTTCGAGGACGCGACGAGCTACCCGCAGGCCGGGGAGATCCTGTTCTATCCGGGTGGTTTTTCGGAGACGGAGATCCTCTTTCCTTATTATGGAACCCATTTTAAGAGCAAGCTCGGAACCCTCGCCGGGAACCACATGCTTACGATCACCTCCGGCCACGAGAACCTCCGGGCGCTCGGGGAGCTGACGCTCTGGGAGGGCGCGCAGGACATCACCTTCGAGGCGAACGGCTAG
- the pucD gene encoding xanthine dehydrogenase subunit D translates to MTGSAATSETAPKTPVRERPVIPTRVGESMARPDGVAKVKGEFEYSSDLRVDGMLHGATLRSPHPHASIVSISTGEAEAMAGVYAVLTHRDVPGRKVYGMEVPDQPVLAWEKVRYQGEAVAVVAADHPETARRALEKIRVEYEVLDPLADAEDALKDSAPKLHLSGNVLRKVDVRHGDTDAEAEIVVRGEYEIGMQDQAFLGPESGLAVPDGAGGVDLYISTQWLHVDRDQLAESLDLAPEMVRLEMSGVGGAFGGREDLSMQVHACMLALATERPVRMVYDREESFFGHVHRHPAKMTCEHGATRDGKLVYVRARLLFDGGAYASSSRAVCLNAATFACGPYSVPNAHIESIMMYTNNPPCGAMRGFGAVQVCFAHESQMDRLAAELGLDPLEFRLKNALKAGDTFPFGQKVPEPAPVEELILALRSLPRPPEEPLQNRDIRRLPGGVSNVTHGEGVRRGVGYAVGYKNVGFSAGFDDYSTARIVLQVEDGEAVAEVHTAAAEVGQGLVMLKAQVARHELGVEKVRVLPADTCVGSAGSTSASRQSYVTGGAVKLGCETVRELVLERVREEFDVFEELFLRDGEIVTSGGELVVPLVEVLDAPVEKTVTYRHKPTHPVDRDGQGEAHFQFAFSAHRAVVEVDRELGLVRVVELATTQEVGKIMNPQALEGQVEGGSAQGLGLALMEEIQTKDARIVNASFTDYLLPTILDMPPVKMKFLEHPDPDSPYGLKGVGEPPTISSSPAIVAALRDATGQRLTRMPVKPEQLAGIAERPLEEPPAYGGDGRESVGRPDERGEL, encoded by the coding sequence ATGACGGGGTCAGCTGCGACCTCGGAGACGGCTCCGAAGACCCCCGTCAGGGAGCGACCCGTAATCCCGACGCGCGTCGGGGAGAGCATGGCGCGACCGGACGGCGTGGCGAAGGTAAAGGGCGAGTTCGAGTATTCCTCCGATCTCCGGGTAGACGGGATGCTGCACGGCGCGACGCTCCGAAGCCCGCACCCCCACGCCAGTATCGTCTCGATCAGCACGGGCGAGGCCGAGGCGATGGCCGGGGTGTACGCCGTCCTGACGCACAGGGACGTGCCGGGGCGGAAAGTTTACGGGATGGAAGTTCCGGACCAACCCGTCCTTGCCTGGGAAAAAGTGCGCTATCAGGGGGAAGCGGTGGCCGTGGTCGCAGCTGACCACCCCGAAACGGCAAGACGCGCTCTGGAGAAGATCCGGGTCGAATACGAAGTCCTCGACCCGCTCGCAGACGCCGAAGATGCCTTAAAGGACAGCGCCCCTAAGCTGCATCTGTCGGGAAACGTCCTGAGAAAGGTGGATGTCCGGCACGGGGATACGGACGCGGAGGCGGAGATCGTGGTCCGGGGGGAGTATGAGATCGGGATGCAGGATCAAGCCTTTTTAGGGCCGGAGTCCGGACTCGCCGTGCCGGACGGGGCCGGCGGCGTTGACCTCTACATCTCCACCCAGTGGCTCCACGTTGACCGCGACCAGCTCGCCGAATCGCTCGACCTTGCGCCGGAGATGGTGCGCCTTGAGATGTCCGGCGTCGGCGGGGCGTTCGGCGGTCGCGAAGACCTCTCGATGCAGGTCCACGCCTGCATGCTCGCCCTCGCCACCGAACGTCCGGTGCGGATGGTCTACGACCGCGAGGAGTCTTTCTTCGGTCACGTTCATCGTCATCCGGCGAAGATGACCTGCGAACACGGCGCAACTCGTGACGGGAAACTCGTCTACGTGAGGGCGCGGCTTCTTTTCGACGGGGGCGCTTACGCGTCGAGTTCCCGCGCCGTCTGCCTCAACGCCGCGACGTTTGCGTGCGGACCCTACAGCGTGCCGAACGCGCACATCGAGAGCATCATGATGTATACGAACAACCCGCCCTGCGGCGCGATGCGCGGCTTCGGCGCCGTTCAGGTCTGCTTCGCCCACGAATCCCAGATGGACAGGCTCGCCGCCGAACTCGGCCTCGACCCGCTCGAGTTCAGGCTGAAAAACGCTTTGAAGGCCGGTGACACCTTCCCGTTCGGGCAGAAGGTGCCGGAGCCCGCGCCCGTTGAAGAGTTGATACTGGCCCTGAGAAGCCTCCCGAGGCCGCCTGAGGAACCCCTGCAAAACCGCGATATTCGGCGGCTCCCCGGTGGTGTCTCGAACGTTACGCACGGCGAAGGCGTGAGGCGCGGCGTCGGGTACGCGGTCGGTTACAAGAACGTCGGGTTCTCGGCGGGCTTCGACGACTACTCAACGGCGCGCATCGTCCTGCAGGTCGAGGACGGAGAAGCCGTTGCGGAAGTCCACACCGCGGCCGCCGAAGTCGGACAGGGGCTTGTGATGTTGAAGGCCCAGGTAGCCCGCCACGAACTCGGCGTCGAGAAGGTGCGCGTCCTGCCCGCCGACACCTGCGTCGGCTCAGCCGGTTCCACGTCGGCCTCGCGCCAGAGCTACGTAACGGGCGGCGCGGTCAAGCTCGGCTGTGAGACCGTTCGGGAACTGGTCTTAGAGCGCGTCCGGGAGGAGTTCGATGTTTTTGAGGAGCTTTTTCTGCGCGACGGGGAAATCGTTACCTCAGGCGGGGAACTCGTCGTGCCGCTCGTCGAGGTGCTGGACGCGCCGGTAGAGAAGACCGTTACCTACAGACACAAGCCGACGCATCCGGTGGACAGAGACGGGCAGGGAGAAGCGCACTTCCAGTTCGCGTTCTCGGCGCACCGGGCGGTGGTGGAGGTGGACAGAGAGCTGGGGCTCGTGCGCGTGGTGGAGCTTGCGACAACGCAGGAGGTCGGAAAGATAATGAACCCGCAGGCGCTGGAGGGACAGGTAGAAGGCGGCTCGGCCCAGGGACTCGGGCTTGCGCTGATGGAGGAGATCCAGACAAAAGACGCCAGGATAGTAAACGCTTCCTTTACCGACTACTTGCTGCCGACCATCCTTGATATGCCACCGGTGAAGATGAAGTTCCTTGAACACCCCGACCCGGATTCCCCCTACGGCCTGAAAGGCGTCGGGGAGCCGCCGACGATCTCGTCCTCCCCCGCGATAGTCGCCGCGCTGCGAGACGCAACCGGACAGAGGCTTACGCGGATGCCCGTAAAACCGGAGCAGCTCGCGGGCATCGCCGAGCGTCCACTGGAAGAACCTCCGGCCTATGGTGGGGACGGTCGCGAGAGCGTTGGGCGGCCTGACGAGAGAGGGGAACTCTGA
- the pucL gene encoding factor-independent urate hydroxylase — protein MTGTNRPKTRVVLGQNNYGKSDIRLVKVFRDRTPQEIKDIHVAVSQEGDFEAVHVAGDNSGAMATDTMRNSVYALAENKLTTSIENFGVELVKYFVEAAPLTTGIRVDLSEHPWERIVVDGESHEHAFSRGAGRRTARVTGDGTFFKVEAGVDDLVVLKTTNSGWENFHRDRFTTLPDTDDRILATVVTAKWEYGGATDLDFDGLWERVRRRILATFTDHYSPSVQNTLYRMGRAVLEDFEEVERIHFSLPNRHHIKYDLQRFGLKDENEIFHAAAEPYGLIEGWVERA, from the coding sequence TTGACCGGGACCAACAGACCGAAAACAAGGGTAGTCCTCGGGCAGAACAACTACGGCAAGTCGGATATCCGGCTGGTAAAGGTATTCCGCGACCGGACGCCGCAGGAGATCAAAGACATACACGTCGCCGTTTCGCAGGAGGGAGACTTCGAGGCGGTACACGTCGCCGGAGACAACTCGGGCGCGATGGCGACGGATACGATGCGCAACTCCGTCTACGCGCTGGCAGAGAACAAACTCACCACGAGCATCGAGAACTTCGGGGTGGAGCTAGTTAAATATTTCGTCGAGGCCGCGCCGCTTACGACCGGCATCCGCGTTGACCTGAGCGAGCATCCCTGGGAGCGGATCGTCGTCGACGGCGAGTCGCACGAACACGCTTTCAGCCGGGGCGCGGGCAGACGAACGGCGCGGGTAACCGGGGACGGAACGTTTTTCAAGGTCGAGGCCGGGGTAGACGATCTCGTAGTCCTTAAAACTACCAACTCCGGCTGGGAGAACTTCCACCGCGACCGCTTCACGACGCTCCCCGACACCGACGACCGCATCCTCGCGACCGTTGTAACGGCGAAGTGGGAGTACGGCGGCGCGACCGACCTTGACTTCGATGGGCTGTGGGAAAGGGTGAGACGGCGCATCCTCGCCACCTTCACCGACCACTACAGCCCGTCTGTTCAGAATACGCTCTACCGGATGGGGAGGGCGGTTCTTGAGGACTTCGAGGAGGTCGAGCGGATACACTTCTCGCTCCCGAACCGGCATCACATAAAATACGATTTGCAGAGGTTCGGCCTCAAGGATGAGAACGAAATCTTCCACGCCGCCGCCGAACCTTACGGCCTTATAGAAGGCTGGGTCGAGCGGGCGTGA
- a CDS encoding nucleoside deaminase, whose product MNLAVELARRNVERGTGGPFGAAIFDRKTGRLVAPGVNLVTSANCSVAHAEMVAIMIAQKVEETFDLGSGERDFVLYTSTEPCAMCLGAVPWSGVRHLVCAARDGDARAVGFDEGTKAENWERALAERGITVARDVLREEAAEVLRFYIERGGKLYNSREG is encoded by the coding sequence ATGAACTTGGCCGTCGAGCTTGCGCGCAGGAACGTGGAGCGCGGGACGGGCGGGCCGTTCGGGGCGGCGATATTCGATCGGAAGACGGGGAGGCTCGTGGCGCCGGGGGTGAACCTCGTTACGAGCGCGAACTGTTCGGTGGCGCACGCGGAGATGGTTGCGATCATGATCGCGCAGAAGGTCGAGGAGACGTTCGACCTCGGCTCTGGTGAGCGGGATTTCGTGCTCTACACTTCGACGGAGCCGTGTGCGATGTGTCTCGGGGCGGTTCCGTGGAGCGGCGTGAGGCATCTGGTCTGCGCGGCGAGGGACGGGGATGCCCGGGCCGTCGGCTTCGATGAGGGCACGAAGGCCGAGAACTGGGAGAGAGCCCTCGCCGAACGCGGCATCACGGTAGCCCGGGACGTGCTGCGCGAGGAAGCCGCAGAAGTACTTCGGTTCTACATCGAGCGCGGCGGAAAGCTCTACAACTCCCGCGAAGGCTGA